A single region of the Glycine max cultivar Williams 82 chromosome 20, Glycine_max_v4.0, whole genome shotgun sequence genome encodes:
- the LOC100795511 gene encoding probable zinc transporter 10-like isoform X1 has translation MATSLTLFKTTFVFFIIFTLLTHQATADCEAESKNSCNNKEKALPLKIIAIFTILASSIIGITLPLVTRSVPALSPENDLFIIVKCFAAGIILGTGFMHVLPDSFAMLWSDCLKEKPWHEFPFSGLVAMFSAIITMMVDSLATSVYTKKCRTTSEVVPGESSLEGGEENLEMGAVNLGHFHGHHHAHHETKMDGKESQLLRYRVVAMVLELGIIVHSVVIGLGMGASNNTCTIRGLIAAMCFHQMFEGMGLGGCILQAEYKFLKKAIMVVFFSITTPFGIALGIAMSTTYKENSPSALITVGLLNASSAGLLIYMALVDLLSADFMSPRLQGSIKLQLKSYVAVFLGAGGMSLMAKWA, from the exons ATGGCCACTTCACTAACCCTATTCAAAACAACCTTTGttttcttcatcatcttcactCTCCTCACACACCAAGCCACGGCTGATTGTGAAGCCGAATCCAAAAACAGTTGCAACAACAAAGAGAAAGCCCTACCTCTAAAAATCATAGCCATATTTACCATCTTAGCCTCAAGCATAATTGGCATAACCCTACCCTTAGTGACACGTTCAGTCCCTGCCCTAAGCCCGGAAAACGACCTCTTCATAATCGTGAAGTGCTTCGCCGCCGGAATCATCCTCGGCACGGGGTTCATGCATGTGCTCCCGGATTCCTTCGCCATGCTCTGGTCGGATTGCTTGAAGGAGAAGCCGTGGCACGAGTTTCCCTTTTCGGGCCTCGTCGCAATGTTCTCCGCCATAATCACGATGATGGTTGATTCCTTGGCCACTAGTGTTTACACCAAGAAGTGTAGGACTACTAGTGAGGTTGTTCCTGGTGAGAGCAGCCTTGAAGGTGGTGAGGAAAATTTAGAGATGGGTGCTGTTAACTTAGGGCATTTCCATGGTCACCACCATGCTCATCATGAGACTAAGATGGATGGCAAAGAGTCGCAGCTTCTACGTTATCGTGTTGTTGCCATG gTATTAGAACTTGGAATTATTGTTCATTCAGTGGTGATAGGACTTGGCATGGGAGCCTCAAATAACACGTGCACAATAAGAGGTCTTATAGCCGCCATGTGCTTCCATCAAATGTTTGAAGGAATGGGTCTTGGTGGGTGCATTCTACAG gctgAGTACAAGTTTTTAAAGAAGGCCATCATGGTGGTCTTTTTCTCCATCACAACCCCATTTGGAATTGCCTTAGGAATTGCAATGTCCACGACCTACAAAGAGAACAGCCCAAGTGCCCTAATCACCGTGGGTTTGCTTAATGCATCATCTGCTGGGCTTTTAATCTACATGGCTTTGGTTGACCTTCTCTCTGCTGACTTCATGAGCCCAAGGTTGCAGGGTAGCATTAAGCTTCAATTAAAATCTTACGTAGCTGTGTTTTTGGGTGCTGGTGGCATGTCTCTAATGGCAAAATGGGCTTAA